A stretch of Deltaproteobacteria bacterium DNA encodes these proteins:
- a CDS encoding M56 family metallopeptidase, whose amino-acid sequence MAPLFYISILVSVIVTLGVLSGIPAAAAATEALLNWCRSVASFCAERGDVIGLAVIWTALITAASGLIYAAFNLIRRVLSAHLALRGMRVSGSKGPLALLDAGDLKAAFTAGLFKPRVYVTRSLVEALTSKELRQVVLHEIHHVRSKDPLKYLAASFFKDAFYYLPLAAFIERMFLDSSEKAADKYVVDKTEDPVSLASVLVKTATLNHGLVLMGAGFDGASSVETRVKRLLGLDEARKRAPLRAVVVSAVLLFFLASGLTFSATVTTADTKSCTTEHCLKHSNHEGGHHHDVDEDCVKHCEKKR is encoded by the coding sequence ATGGCCCCTTTGTTCTACATATCCATACTTGTTTCCGTCATCGTTACGCTTGGCGTGCTCTCGGGCATACCGGCCGCTGCCGCGGCAACCGAGGCGCTTCTTAACTGGTGTAGGAGTGTTGCCTCCTTTTGCGCCGAGAGGGGTGATGTGATCGGCCTTGCTGTTATCTGGACAGCGCTCATAACAGCCGCAAGCGGGCTTATTTATGCCGCATTTAATCTTATCCGCCGCGTTTTGTCCGCGCATCTCGCGCTTCGGGGCATGAGAGTTTCGGGCTCAAAGGGCCCGCTGGCACTTCTGGACGCCGGGGACCTGAAGGCAGCGTTTACTGCCGGGCTCTTCAAGCCGCGCGTGTACGTTACCCGCTCACTTGTCGAGGCGTTGACATCAAAAGAGCTAAGGCAAGTCGTGCTTCACGAGATACACCACGTAAGGAGTAAAGACCCGCTAAAGTATCTTGCAGCCTCCTTTTTTAAAGACGCGTTCTATTATCTACCGCTTGCCGCGTTTATCGAGCGGATGTTTCTGGATTCATCAGAGAAAGCAGCGGATAAGTACGTTGTAGACAAGACCGAGGACCCTGTCTCGCTTGCCTCGGTGCTCGTAAAAACAGCTACCCTTAATCACGGCCTCGTTTTAATGGGAGCAGGGTTTGACGGCGCCTCGTCTGTAGAGACAAGGGTAAAGAGGCTTCTTGGCCTCGATGAGGCACGTAAAAGAGCGCCGCTTCGTGCCGTTGTAGTTAGCGCTGTATTGTTGTTCTTCCTGGCATCCGGGCTTACCTTCTCCGCAACGGTTACGACAGCCGATACAAAGAGCTGCACAACGGAGCACTGCCTTAAACATTCTAATCACGAAGGCGGGCACCATCACGATGTTGACGAGGATTGCGTAAAGCACTGCGAGAAGAAACGCTGA
- a CDS encoding TolC family protein, whose protein sequence is MADKGKQRPAAAEDALTLSGLIEAAGKRNLKLKAALIEEQRAQKRQKVESALDDPMLSFEYRPRRDEDEFMISLTQDVPFPGKLGTKRKIAGQDALVASLQAEAAKRDALADIKKAFYDYYFFDRALKVTRENEAVLEYLGAVTKSNYGLNTAGLDDLVRASRLYSDASTDAAMYESMREGAIARIRKLLNMNETEPLAEPEEIGFALFERTREEVLSDARSGSLDIKRASVEKTKGEYEVSLAKYSYLPDFVFGATYSMMRPDNPAMKDENNFGYMVGLRIPLWLGKKGAALKDARLGVDKALIMERDALSGSVNEALTLYAEITSRARVVALYDSRLIPEAERAHKLAEARYKNGKEKLSMLLEAEGLLLEFRLAYYRALTDYLKAVAELERITGKDYLPRTASNGNGGSNGKK, encoded by the coding sequence TTGGCCGATAAAGGCAAACAAAGGCCTGCGGCAGCAGAAGACGCGCTTACGCTATCTGGGCTTATCGAGGCCGCAGGAAAAAGGAATTTAAAGCTCAAGGCCGCGCTCATAGAGGAACAGCGTGCGCAAAAAAGGCAAAAGGTCGAGTCCGCGCTCGACGACCCCATGCTTTCCTTCGAGTACAGGCCGAGACGCGATGAAGACGAATTCATGATATCGCTTACCCAGGACGTGCCGTTCCCGGGAAAGCTCGGAACAAAGCGCAAGATAGCAGGCCAGGACGCGCTTGTAGCTTCGCTCCAGGCAGAGGCAGCAAAGCGGGACGCGTTAGCTGACATCAAAAAGGCGTTTTACGATTATTATTTCTTCGACAGAGCGCTTAAGGTTACGAGGGAGAACGAGGCGGTGCTTGAGTATCTTGGCGCGGTCACAAAAAGCAATTACGGCTTGAATACCGCCGGATTGGACGATCTCGTTAGGGCATCGAGGCTTTATTCGGATGCGTCCACGGACGCGGCAATGTATGAGAGCATGCGCGAGGGGGCTATCGCCAGGATAAGAAAACTCCTTAACATGAACGAAACAGAGCCTTTGGCAGAGCCAGAAGAGATAGGGTTCGCTCTATTCGAAAGGACGCGCGAGGAGGTCCTAAGCGATGCGCGCTCGGGCTCGCTCGATATAAAAAGGGCTTCTGTTGAGAAGACAAAGGGCGAGTACGAAGTAAGCCTTGCAAAGTATTCCTATCTGCCTGATTTCGTTTTCGGCGCCACTTATTCCATGATGCGGCCGGACAATCCGGCAATGAAGGACGAAAATAACTTCGGCTATATGGTGGGGCTTCGCATCCCGCTCTGGCTCGGCAAGAAAGGCGCAGCGCTAAAGGATGCAAGGCTTGGCGTCGACAAGGCGCTTATTATGGAGCGAGACGCGCTAAGCGGCTCTGTAAACGAGGCGCTTACTCTCTATGCCGAGATAACGAGCCGGGCCCGTGTGGTTGCATTATACGATTCAAGGCTCATACCCGAGGCAGAGCGCGCGCACAAGCTTGCCGAGGCAAGGTACAAAAACGGCAAGGAAAAGCTCTCCATGCTTCTTGAGGCCGAGGGGCTGCTTCTGGAGTTTCGGCTCGCGTATTACAGAGCGCTTACGGATTATCTTAAGGCCGTTGCCGAGCTCGAGAGGATTACTGGCAAGGATTATCTGCCGCGCACGGCTTCAAACGGAAACGGAGGCAGCAATGGGAAAAAATAA
- a CDS encoding SCO family protein, protein MPSFKNISLSVCAAVVLFAYALPLRAVDNGADSLAGDNAIGSKPPDATLTNSDSKPFSVKDYGAGRPLVISYVYTSCPHTCPPILKSLKRAFEEMEPPGDRFAALTVSFDPENDTPKVLKEHSDSFGGSENWRFATANAETIKKFCDSRGFYFEKTGDGFVHTNMITVVDGNGVIIRQLYGVNFKPEEIIGAVNDSILGISRAGGELGVVDRIKLIIFKYDIGNKRLTIDYLRVFTLGFVLLLPVAAAWFLIRRRFSDKS, encoded by the coding sequence ATGCCGTCATTTAAAAATATATCCCTTTCGGTATGCGCGGCGGTTGTTTTGTTTGCTTACGCCTTGCCGCTTCGTGCGGTTGATAACGGCGCCGACTCTCTTGCCGGCGACAATGCAATCGGCAGCAAGCCGCCGGACGCCACTCTCACGAACTCGGATTCAAAGCCTTTTTCCGTAAAGGACTACGGCGCAGGCAGGCCGCTTGTCATTAGTTATGTGTACACGAGCTGCCCGCACACATGTCCGCCGATTCTTAAATCCCTTAAGCGCGCGTTCGAGGAGATGGAGCCCCCTGGAGATAGGTTTGCCGCTTTGACAGTGTCCTTTGACCCAGAAAACGATACGCCGAAGGTGTTGAAGGAACATTCCGATAGTTTCGGCGGCAGCGAGAACTGGCGCTTTGCAACGGCCAATGCGGAAACGATAAAGAAGTTTTGCGATAGCCGCGGATTTTACTTCGAGAAGACCGGCGACGGCTTTGTCCATACAAACATGATAACCGTGGTAGATGGCAACGGGGTCATTATCCGCCAGTTATATGGCGTGAACTTCAAGCCCGAGGAAATTATTGGCGCTGTGAACGACTCGATACTCGGTATATCCAGGGCAGGCGGCGAATTGGGCGTAGTGGACCGCATAAAGCTAATCATCTTCAAGTACGATATTGGCAACAAAAGGCTAACTATCGATTATTTAAGGGTTTTTACCCTTGGCTTCGTTTTGCTCCTGCCTGTGGCAGCTGCTTGGTTCCTCATTCGCCGCCGTTTTTCAGATAAATCATAA
- a CDS encoding BlaI/MecI/CopY family transcriptional regulator: protein MVKKIARNFRTSDNGPGGVLGSLEEAVMNALWASKAGLSGKEVRDEVGRTRDAALTTVLTVLERLVKKGLVVKSKGESVYVFTPALGKDEFEGRASREVIKGVMELWSSSAAASFVDILASRNPNELDKLAALIEEKKAGIKEGRK, encoded by the coding sequence ATGGTCAAAAAGATAGCCAGGAACTTTAGAACATCGGATAACGGCCCCGGAGGCGTGCTCGGAAGCCTCGAAGAGGCGGTTATGAACGCGCTTTGGGCCTCGAAGGCCGGGCTAAGCGGCAAAGAGGTCAGGGACGAGGTAGGGCGCACAAGGGATGCCGCCCTTACGACCGTGCTCACGGTGCTCGAGCGTCTTGTGAAAAAAGGCCTTGTCGTAAAAAGCAAGGGCGAGAGCGTTTACGTGTTCACCCCAGCGCTTGGTAAGGACGAGTTCGAGGGCAGGGCCTCAAGAGAGGTCATAAAGGGCGTTATGGAGCTCTGGAGCAGTTCTGCGGCTGCGTCGTTTGTCGATATACTCGCATCGAGAAATCCAAACGAGCTTGATAAGCTTGCCGCGCTTATAGAGGAAAAGAAGGCCGGCATAAAGGAAGGCAGGAAGTAA
- a CDS encoding cbb3-type cytochrome c oxidase subunit I, whose product MDKENMDKGSARLFTAWLVFAVLALVLAGGFAFLVAAARTPTVHEFFPNVDYMKVSLVAHVILAFIIWFFAFEGAFWVYIATWFLKRPVAAPLLAWGAFAFAAIGTALISVCAFFGLGEPSFVNYVPILDHKLFYAGFVILCLGILVAGIESYITIIRTRHDIARKDDLKLLRIGSASSIFAVFFAFLSFLVSAYFVLGEGGSRDLETVFWGGGHILQFTNTAAMVTVWFYITYKLTGKMPVVFNKGRFIFGLFTVFVMATPFAYIFTDIDSYGHRRFFTALMEFGLGPSTFVAAILVLRAFYNDTGRGLWANIRNMPWARPEFSATVFSMVLFLMGGLIAFTIYGYNTKIPAHYHGEIGGITLAFMGLAYYFFDKLKPGSVARRVASVQPYVYLAGQGLFVLAMFIAGAHGVARKTFGEAQGLDKAAKVISMALFGVGAFVAIVGGVLFIVIALRALLKKRQPENGFVAK is encoded by the coding sequence ATGGACAAAGAGAATATGGATAAAGGTTCGGCGAGGCTTTTTACCGCATGGCTGGTGTTTGCCGTACTGGCGCTTGTGCTTGCCGGAGGGTTTGCATTCCTCGTTGCAGCGGCAAGGACGCCAACGGTGCATGAGTTCTTTCCGAACGTCGATTATATGAAGGTCTCGCTCGTTGCGCACGTGATACTTGCCTTCATAATCTGGTTCTTTGCCTTTGAGGGCGCTTTCTGGGTCTATATAGCCACGTGGTTTTTGAAGCGCCCGGTCGCGGCCCCGCTTCTTGCGTGGGGAGCTTTTGCGTTTGCGGCTATCGGGACGGCGCTTATATCCGTGTGCGCGTTTTTCGGGCTCGGCGAGCCGAGTTTTGTAAACTACGTGCCGATACTCGACCATAAGCTTTTTTATGCAGGGTTCGTTATTCTCTGCCTCGGCATACTCGTGGCAGGCATAGAAAGCTATATTACCATAATAAGGACGCGCCACGACATTGCGAGAAAGGACGATTTAAAGCTTTTGCGTATCGGGAGCGCGAGCTCGATATTTGCCGTGTTCTTTGCTTTTTTAAGCTTCCTTGTTTCCGCGTATTTTGTTCTGGGCGAGGGCGGCAGCCGCGACCTTGAAACGGTCTTCTGGGGAGGCGGCCATATTCTTCAGTTCACGAACACAGCGGCAATGGTAACGGTCTGGTTCTATATAACGTACAAGCTTACCGGAAAGATGCCCGTTGTCTTTAACAAGGGTCGTTTCATATTCGGCTTATTTACCGTATTTGTCATGGCAACGCCGTTTGCATACATATTTACGGATATAGATTCCTACGGACACAGACGCTTTTTTACCGCACTTATGGAGTTCGGGCTCGGGCCTTCGACATTCGTTGCCGCGATCCTCGTGCTGAGGGCGTTTTATAATGACACGGGCCGCGGCCTTTGGGCGAATATAAGAAACATGCCGTGGGCAAGGCCCGAGTTCTCGGCAACGGTATTCTCGATGGTGCTATTTCTCATGGGCGGCCTGATAGCCTTTACCATCTACGGCTACAACACCAAGATACCGGCGCACTATCACGGCGAGATAGGCGGCATTACGCTTGCCTTCATGGGGCTTGCCTACTATTTCTTCGATAAGTTGAAGCCCGGCTCTGTTGCAAGAAGGGTTGCCTCGGTGCAGCCCTATGTCTATCTTGCAGGCCAGGGGCTTTTTGTTCTGGCGATGTTCATTGCCGGAGCGCACGGGGTTGCGAGAAAGACATTTGGCGAGGCGCAGGGGCTCGATAAGGCCGCGAAGGTCATAAGCATGGCGCTCTTCGGTGTCGGTGCTTTTGTGGCCATAGTCGGCGGCGTGCTGTTCATAGTGATAGCGCTAAGGGCGCTGCTTAAGAAAAGGCAGCCTGAAAACGGTTTTGTTGCAAAATAA
- the tadA gene encoding tRNA adenosine(34) deaminase TadA: MPKNRASAKFSEEDLFFMQEAVKEALKAEKKGDVPIGAVIVKDGRIIGRGHNRKEAAADPTGHAEIAAIQKAAKKLKAWRLTGSSIYVTLEPCLMCMGALVQARIENLIFACRDPKAGAAGSLYDVAADKRLNHRINVKESLLTEEASVMLKKFFLKLRKRNERNLLAAKIKKHGGE; this comes from the coding sequence ATGCCAAAGAATAGGGCTTCGGCAAAATTCAGCGAAGAAGACCTCTTCTTCATGCAAGAGGCCGTGAAGGAGGCCTTGAAGGCCGAGAAAAAAGGCGACGTGCCAATCGGCGCCGTAATCGTAAAAGACGGCAGGATAATAGGCCGCGGTCATAATAGAAAGGAAGCTGCCGCTGACCCTACGGGCCACGCCGAAATAGCGGCAATCCAAAAAGCGGCGAAGAAACTCAAGGCATGGCGCCTTACCGGCTCCTCTATATATGTTACGCTCGAGCCGTGCTTGATGTGCATGGGCGCTCTTGTGCAGGCAAGGATAGAAAATCTCATATTCGCGTGCAGGGACCCGAAGGCCGGGGCCGCAGGGTCGTTATACGACGTGGCTGCAGATAAGCGCCTAAACCATAGGATAAACGTAAAAGAGAGCCTGCTTACGGAAGAAGCAAGCGTGATGTTAAAAAAATTCTTCTTAAAACTCAGGAAAAGAAACGAACGGAACCTGCTTGCCGCAAAAATAAAAAAACACGGCGGAGAATAG
- a CDS encoding serine protease, whose amino-acid sequence MFGSAVEKALKYIRPVIASRRLYDGTVRADGGTLMVINKDGWFLSAAHIFEVIPLQKMDMKAMDDYHAKAAKLKADVSSAAQKELKKMRPNLKWVTSSSIWPGTDGQQIADIGVIPQADIILGRLDPFDASTVAEYPVFADPKVEMKIGTSLCRLGYAFTELDAKFDDKTGKFSLDFQNLVPFPLDGIFTRNIVFKTEKEEKMTPKFIETSSPGLRGHSGCPVFDTEGRVWGIQSRTAHLPLGFGAAERPGEAERFLDVGWAVHPEIITAFMKDRGVEFRTK is encoded by the coding sequence ATGTTCGGTAGCGCTGTTGAAAAGGCATTGAAGTATATACGCCCGGTCATAGCAAGTAGAAGGCTCTACGACGGCACTGTCAGGGCAGATGGCGGAACTCTTATGGTCATAAACAAGGACGGCTGGTTTCTTAGCGCCGCGCATATTTTCGAGGTTATACCGCTCCAGAAGATGGATATGAAGGCCATGGACGACTACCACGCAAAGGCCGCGAAGTTGAAGGCCGACGTTTCATCTGCTGCGCAAAAAGAGCTTAAGAAGATGAGGCCGAATCTTAAATGGGTCACATCCTCCTCCATCTGGCCCGGCACCGACGGCCAGCAGATAGCCGATATCGGCGTCATCCCGCAGGCCGATATAATACTTGGCAGACTTGACCCGTTCGATGCCTCGACCGTCGCCGAGTACCCGGTCTTTGCCGACCCGAAGGTGGAGATGAAAATCGGCACGAGCCTTTGCCGCCTTGGGTACGCCTTTACCGAGCTTGATGCGAAGTTCGACGATAAGACAGGAAAGTTCTCGCTCGATTTTCAGAACCTTGTGCCGTTCCCGCTCGACGGCATATTTACGCGTAACATCGTCTTCAAGACCGAGAAAGAGGAGAAGATGACGCCGAAGTTCATCGAAACATCGAGCCCCGGGCTTCGGGGCCATAGCGGCTGCCCGGTCTTCGATACCGAAGGCCGCGTATGGGGCATACAGAGCAGGACCGCGCATCTGCCGCTTGGTTTCGGCGCTGCAGAGAGGCCGGGCGAGGCCGAGCGTTTTCTCGATGTCGGCTGGGCCGTGCACCCGGAGATCATCACCGCCTTTATGAAGGACAGGGGTGTAGAGTTTCGGACAAAGTAG
- a CDS encoding efflux RND transporter periplasmic adaptor subunit, with translation MGKNKAIIAAAIAGLAIGGILAFYGSRYFSDSGIGADEKAVSKRKILYWHDPMDPSFKSDKPGKSPMGMDLTPVYEDEAGGAVGAGGAISIGALATQTIGVRTEKAGHAEVTRHIKTVGRVEFDEKRVYQVHAKVDGWIEKLYVSSTGADVKKDDMLLSIYSPALVSAEEEYLLALKNRKKMEKAGRESFVALSRKRLELYDVPAHQIKELEKTGEIIKSLHIHSPVSGIVVDKPVTEGMYVEPGTKLYTLADLSVVWVIADVYEKDIAWIKAGQKADITVASYPGKTFDGTVSFVYPFVEDQTRTNKVRLVLDNKDGLLKPDMYATVSFKSTVKHAAVAVPSEAVIRSGERSVVIVSLGGGKFEPRNVTLGVEGEGIYEITDGVKEGEDVVTSAQFLIDSESSMREAIKNLGNAKESKAGAGGGDAAREDKKGKAATGHEHHH, from the coding sequence ATGGGAAAAAATAAGGCCATAATAGCCGCGGCAATTGCAGGGCTCGCTATCGGCGGCATTCTCGCGTTCTACGGCTCGAGGTACTTTAGCGACTCAGGCATCGGGGCAGATGAAAAAGCCGTTTCCAAGAGAAAGATACTCTACTGGCACGATCCCATGGACCCGAGTTTTAAGTCCGATAAGCCGGGTAAATCGCCGATGGGTATGGACCTTACTCCTGTTTACGAGGATGAGGCAGGTGGAGCGGTAGGGGCCGGCGGCGCCATTTCGATTGGCGCTCTGGCAACGCAGACAATTGGCGTAAGGACGGAAAAGGCCGGGCACGCGGAAGTAACGAGGCATATAAAGACCGTTGGCAGGGTCGAGTTCGACGAAAAGCGCGTGTACCAGGTGCACGCGAAGGTTGACGGCTGGATAGAGAAGCTCTATGTAAGCTCCACCGGAGCCGATGTAAAGAAGGACGACATGCTTCTTTCCATCTACAGCCCGGCGCTTGTCAGCGCCGAAGAGGAGTATCTTCTGGCGCTAAAAAACAGAAAGAAGATGGAAAAGGCCGGAAGGGAATCGTTTGTCGCTCTTAGCAGAAAAAGGCTCGAGCTCTATGATGTTCCCGCTCACCAGATAAAGGAGCTCGAAAAAACAGGAGAGATAATCAAGAGCCTGCACATACATTCTCCGGTCTCGGGCATAGTCGTTGATAAGCCCGTTACAGAGGGCATGTATGTAGAGCCCGGGACAAAGCTCTACACACTGGCCGACCTTTCGGTCGTATGGGTGATTGCCGATGTATATGAAAAGGACATCGCGTGGATAAAGGCCGGGCAAAAGGCGGACATAACAGTTGCCTCGTACCCCGGTAAGACGTTTGACGGCACAGTGTCGTTTGTGTACCCGTTTGTCGAGGACCAGACGCGGACCAACAAGGTCCGTCTCGTTCTCGATAATAAGGATGGCCTCTTGAAGCCGGACATGTACGCGACCGTGTCCTTTAAATCCACGGTAAAGCACGCTGCCGTTGCCGTTCCCTCGGAGGCTGTCATACGCTCCGGGGAAAGAAGCGTTGTAATCGTAAGTCTCGGTGGTGGAAAGTTCGAGCCGCGAAACGTCACGCTTGGCGTCGAGGGCGAGGGCATATACGAGATAACAGACGGCGTAAAGGAAGGCGAGGATGTGGTTACCTCGGCGCAGTTCCTTATAGATTCTGAGAGCAGCATGAGAGAGGCCATAAAGAACCTTGGCAATGCAAAAGAGAGCAAGGCGGGCGCAGGCGGCGGCGATGCCGCGCGGGAAGATAAGAAGGGCAAAGCGGCAACAGGGCACGAGCACCACCACTAA
- a CDS encoding CusA/CzcA family heavy metal efflux RND transporter: protein MAPIERVIDFSIRNRAGVVLIALFIVAAGIVAAFRMPIDAIPDLSDAQVIVYADYPNQAPAVVEDQVTYPLTTALLNVPGARTVRGYSFFGGSFVYVLFEDGTDIYWARSRVLEYLNSIAGRLPKGVSAALGPDATGVGWIYEYALVDKSGKRDLSELRSLQDWFIRYELQSVDGVAEVASVGGFVKQYQVVLDPAKLRAYGVTINGINEAIKRSNNDVGARVVEMAGTEFMVRGLGYIKGIEDLKNVVVKSASKGVPLTLGDIAEVRLGPEQRRGVVDYNGEGETVAAIVVMRHGENARKVIAKVKEKLESIKASLPEGVEIREAYDRSGLIDRAVATLKTRLVEESIVVALLCALFLFHARSALVAVATIPVGMLASILVMSMLGINANIMSLGGIAIAIGAMIDAAIVMIENAHKHLEKNDDSDRWRVVAAASKEVAPALFFSLLIITFSFLPIFALEAEEGRLFKPLAYTKTFAMAASAIIAVTLVPVLMGYLIKGRITPEDKNPVNRRLIELYLPLVRAALQKKKLVLGAAAIAVLLTVIPLVRMDSEFMPVIDEGDLVYMPTLLPGVSIAQAKEIVHATDKIIMAFPEVESVLGKTGRAETATDPAPLSMIESVIKVKPRKEWRSHMTPEKLRRELSEALKLPGISKVDMTMPIQTRIDMLSTGIRSPAGVKIAGPDIKELERLSLEAERILSSMDETDAVFAERAAGGNYLDFEIDRKAAARYGLNVGDVEDAIEAAIGGVNVTETVEGRERYPVNVRYGREHRDSIDKLSAVLVPTPGGEHIPIGQLAVIKLRKGAAEIKSEDARLNAWIYVYPKAALGSYVAAASEKLKNELKLPAGYSLEWSGRYEYLKRARARLMLVMPFVIAVIAFLLYMNFRNLAEPLIVMLTLPFALVGGVWFMYILGYNMSVASAAGFIALAGVAAETGVVMLVYLDIAYRRRMEGGGVAAAENITEAVIEGAAKRVRPKIMTVAAIIGALLPIMIGGGTGSEVMKRIAAPMVGGMLTAAALTLIVIPVVYHAWKERGLSKGK from the coding sequence ATGGCACCCATAGAGCGCGTCATAGATTTTTCCATAAGGAACAGGGCAGGTGTAGTGCTGATTGCCCTGTTTATCGTGGCGGCAGGTATTGTCGCTGCCTTTCGCATGCCCATAGACGCAATACCGGATCTGTCGGATGCGCAGGTCATCGTGTATGCCGATTATCCGAACCAGGCCCCTGCGGTTGTCGAGGACCAGGTGACGTACCCGCTTACCACCGCGCTCTTGAACGTTCCAGGAGCGAGGACAGTAAGAGGGTATTCGTTTTTCGGCGGTTCGTTCGTCTACGTTCTATTCGAGGACGGCACTGACATATACTGGGCGCGTAGCCGCGTCCTCGAGTACTTGAATTCCATTGCCGGGCGGCTTCCGAAGGGCGTTAGCGCAGCGCTTGGGCCGGACGCGACCGGGGTCGGCTGGATATACGAGTACGCGCTCGTTGACAAGAGCGGCAAGCGGGATTTATCCGAGCTAAGAAGCCTTCAGGACTGGTTCATACGCTACGAACTGCAAAGCGTTGACGGAGTAGCCGAGGTGGCGAGTGTCGGAGGTTTTGTAAAGCAGTACCAGGTGGTGCTCGACCCGGCGAAACTTCGTGCCTACGGCGTGACCATAAACGGGATAAACGAGGCCATAAAGAGGTCGAATAACGACGTCGGCGCGCGCGTCGTTGAAATGGCAGGGACCGAGTTCATGGTAAGGGGGCTCGGGTACATAAAGGGCATCGAGGATTTGAAAAACGTCGTTGTAAAAAGCGCGTCCAAGGGAGTGCCGCTAACCCTTGGCGATATTGCCGAGGTGAGGCTTGGCCCCGAACAAAGGCGCGGTGTCGTGGACTATAACGGCGAGGGAGAAACGGTTGCGGCAATTGTCGTCATGCGCCACGGCGAGAACGCGCGTAAGGTGATAGCAAAGGTCAAGGAGAAGCTCGAGTCGATAAAGGCGTCCTTGCCAGAGGGCGTTGAGATACGCGAGGCATACGACCGCTCGGGCCTGATAGACAGGGCGGTTGCCACGTTAAAGACAAGGCTTGTCGAGGAATCCATAGTTGTCGCGCTTCTTTGCGCCCTGTTCCTTTTTCACGCAAGGAGCGCCCTTGTTGCTGTGGCTACGATACCCGTTGGCATGCTCGCCTCCATACTCGTTATGAGCATGCTTGGCATAAATGCCAACATAATGAGCCTTGGCGGCATCGCAATCGCCATAGGCGCGATGATAGACGCTGCAATCGTGATGATAGAGAACGCGCATAAGCATCTTGAGAAAAACGATGACAGCGACAGGTGGCGCGTAGTGGCTGCTGCGTCAAAGGAGGTAGCCCCGGCGCTATTCTTTTCGCTTCTTATAATAACATTCTCGTTCCTTCCAATCTTCGCGCTCGAGGCAGAGGAGGGCCGCCTCTTTAAGCCCCTTGCCTACACAAAGACCTTTGCCATGGCAGCATCCGCGATAATCGCCGTAACGCTCGTGCCCGTGCTCATGGGGTATCTCATAAAAGGCAGGATAACGCCCGAGGATAAGAACCCGGTGAACAGGCGTTTAATCGAGCTTTATCTGCCGCTTGTAAGGGCTGCGTTGCAAAAAAAGAAGCTCGTGCTCGGCGCTGCTGCCATAGCAGTGCTTCTTACAGTGATCCCCCTTGTAAGGATGGATAGCGAGTTCATGCCGGTTATAGACGAGGGAGACCTTGTCTACATGCCGACATTACTGCCTGGCGTCTCCATTGCGCAGGCAAAAGAAATAGTCCATGCGACCGATAAAATCATCATGGCGTTTCCGGAGGTAGAGAGCGTGCTCGGTAAGACCGGCAGGGCCGAGACAGCGACCGACCCTGCGCCGCTCTCGATGATAGAGAGCGTTATAAAGGTGAAGCCTAGAAAAGAATGGCGAAGCCACATGACGCCTGAAAAGCTACGGCGCGAGCTTAGCGAGGCATTGAAGCTTCCGGGCATTTCCAAGGTTGATATGACCATGCCCATACAGACGCGTATAGATATGCTCTCTACCGGCATCCGTTCTCCTGCCGGAGTTAAGATAGCGGGGCCCGATATAAAAGAACTTGAGCGGCTCTCTCTAGAGGCCGAGCGCATACTGTCGTCAATGGACGAGACCGATGCGGTGTTTGCCGAGAGGGCCGCGGGCGGCAATTATCTCGACTTCGAGATAGACAGGAAGGCGGCGGCAAGGTACGGGTTGAACGTCGGGGATGTGGAGGATGCCATAGAGGCCGCAATCGGGGGAGTGAATGTCACAGAGACCGTCGAGGGCAGGGAGCGCTATCCCGTGAACGTGCGCTACGGTAGAGAGCACAGAGACAGTATCGATAAGCTCTCTGCCGTGCTCGTGCCGACCCCCGGCGGCGAGCATATCCCGATAGGGCAGCTTGCCGTGATAAAGCTTCGTAAGGGAGCTGCAGAGATAAAGAGCGAGGATGCGCGGCTTAACGCGTGGATATACGTGTACCCGAAGGCAGCGCTTGGAAGCTATGTTGCTGCCGCAAGCGAGAAGCTTAAGAACGAGCTTAAGCTTCCGGCCGGGTACTCGCTTGAGTGGAGCGGTCGCTATGAGTACTTGAAAAGAGCGCGGGCAAGGCTGATGTTAGTGATGCCGTTTGTGATAGCGGTGATAGCGTTTCTCCTGTACATGAACTTTCGTAATCTGGCCGAGCCGTTGATAGTCATGCTCACATTGCCGTTTGCCCTTGTCGGAGGAGTGTGGTTCATGTACATACTCGGTTATAATATGAGTGTTGCTTCCGCTGCCGGGTTTATCGCGCTCGCAGGCGTTGCGGCAGAGACAGGGGTTGTTATGCTCGTGTACCTTGACATTGCCTACAGGCGGCGTATGGAAGGTGGCGGCGTAGCCGCAGCCGAGAATATTACCGAGGCTGTTATCGAAGGGGCGGCAAAGCGCGTAAGGCCGAAGATAATGACCGTTGCCGCGATAATCGGCGCGCTGCTGCCCATAATGATTGGCGGCGGCACAGGCTCCGAGGTGATGAAGCGCATAGCCGCGCCCATGGTCGGCGGCATGCTCACCGCAGCCGCGCTTACGCTTATCGTCATACCTGTTGTCTATCACGCGTGGAAAGAGCGCGGCCTCTCAAAGGGGAAATAG